The Alligator mississippiensis isolate rAllMis1 chromosome 8, rAllMis1, whole genome shotgun sequence genomic sequence CAAGAGATGTAAGTAACGCTTATTTTCAGATCCAGCATATAACAAAACCATATCAATACTAAGGtaataattttgttttcagtttttgctAGACATAGCAAGGCAAAAGAACCAGACGCCACTGCCACTGATAAAGCCATATTCTGGACCCAGACTGCCACCTGACAGATACTGTCTGACAGCTCCAAACTACAGACTTAAATCACTGCAAAAGAAGGTAAGAGCTTTTGGAGTCATGTGGCATTTGTATTTGAGAACGTGGTTAGTGCTGACATTGTTCTTTAAGAATGGTGCCAGAATTACTTAGATAAAAAGATGCTGCACAAATTGGTATATTAAATTGTATGGTTGAAATTAATTCTTTACCGGTTGCCTTAAATTGCCTCCAATTACAAACTCTCTGAAAATATTCTTTCTCCCATTTACATTTGAATGTGGAGTATATTGAAGAAGCTGTGTTGTTTGCCTATTGGATAGAGCAAAGGCTTTCAAAGCAGGTGTATTCTAGTTGTCTATTCAGTCAACCCAGCTGGAATATTGAGTATAAAGCATGATTTCTAGGAACATCAGGTATGGAGTCTGAGCTGAATGCTTCTGCATAACCAGAGTTTAAAAGTGAATGCATGTTATGTGTGACGGTTCCATATCCATGTGACCGTGATGGGTGGCAGTTCCGTGAGTTTATCTGTGGAGCAAGATCTCCACtgtaaaaagtttgagaactttTGTCCCCTTTGACAAATTTTGTGACAGAATGAATCTCGGTCAAAATAGGTTGCATTTGAGTACACATCCTCATTTTTCATTACCCTTCAGTGTTGCAGAGGATGGTGCCTGTTATCATGGTGGTAAAAAGTGTTTCTGACTTTTAAGGTGATGATTCTAAACTGAAGGTGTGTGTTCTTGTCTCTACAGACTTCTTCCTCTGCCGGAAGAATAACAGTTCCCCGTCTCAGTGTTGGTGCTGTTAGTAGCAGACCCAGCACTCCTACGTTAGGTAAGTGACAGCTTGCTTGTGATTCTGTGCCTTGACTTATTTAGGGAAGAAAACTTGAAGCTTGCAGGATAGATTCATTTTCAAAATCCCTTTGAACTTTTGTTTTGCAGAAATGATAAGCAGTATTAATACTCAAACTTCTTGTTAACATTTATATCCAGACTgacagttttaaaaaacaaagggtagtttcattaaaataattttatttctgaattACAAAAGCCAGATCATTTAAGCTGTTTTTGTTTAATGCCCACATATTGCTAACCTATCCATTGTATTTCTGGATATTTCCATTTTTGTATTTCTGAATGGTTATACAAATGGAAACACTAtttcagaagagaaaaataaatttgtTGAGTAAATTGGTTTTGCTCCTTTTTTTGATTTTTATACAAACTCTATTCTAATTATTAAATGCAACTGACGCTGGCTGGCTTGAATGTGAATTTTATTTAGGCATGTTtgaatatagatttcatagacattagggctggaagggacctcggaagatcattgagtccggccctctgcccaaagggcaggaagtcagctggggtcatagtaccccagcaagataaccatccaatttactcttgaagatgttcagcataggtgcttgaaccacctccgatggcaggctattccagaccgtgggagctcggacagtaaagaaattcttccttatgtccagcctgaaatggtcttgcagtagtttataatcgttcaacctcgtcatcccttggggcgctctggtgaacaaatgttcccccagatactggtggtcacccctgataaacttataggtggccatcagatcacccatgagcctgcgcttttccaggctaaagaagccccatagctctcagcctgttgtcagaggtcaggaaaacagaccttacgatcatgcacatggctcttctctggactctcttaagcttctcctcatccttttttgaattgtggggcccaaaactggacgtagtactccagctgcagcctcaccaaaaccgagtacaaggggagaatgacgtcccaggatttgcttgagaagcatctatggatgcaagccagcattttggtcgctttactagctgcagcattgcaggctcatgttcatcttgtggtcagtgatgacccccaagtctctttcttctgtagtactagccagtgtagcactgccgagcctataaggatgctgcaggtttttcctcccaaggtggagaaccttgcatttttcattgttaaacaccatcaggttctcgtccgcccatttgctgagcctgtccaggtcaacctggattaccctcctgtcttcaggtgtggatgcttggccccagagtttggtgtcatcggcgaacttggccagtctgcttctgactccaatgtccacctCATTaaggaagatgttgaacaatatgggtccaaggacagagccttggggggaccccactggtcacagggcaccatgacgattgacatccgtcaattaccaccctctgggtctgaccacacagccaatttcccagccagcagatcatggtggacccaaggccacaattggccagtttcgccaagaggtgatcatgtggtaccaaatcaaaggcttttttgaagtcaagatatatgacatcaatctcttctcccttaataaatattttatgcgCATGCACTTGGAACAGTTGCATGTGAATATGTGACCGCCTGTCTGCTGTTGAATGCCCTAAAAACCTTGCTGTGTGGGGATCTGGTTTGGATCTAAAGGTGGAGTGACCTTGCACATTGTTATACTATAACAATAAGCATTCTTTCCTGTTTGAAAGTGGCAAGTTCAATTTTGAATACAAATTATAGAAAGAACAAGTTGTACATTTACTATAATAAGTCCTTTGATTAAATGCCTTGAATTGCAGGTACTCCTTCGGCACAAACAGTATCGGTTTCGACAAAAGTTGGCACTCCAGTGTCGCTGGCCGGTCAAAGGTTTACTGTGCAGATCCCATCTTCTCAGGCAACTGTCAAATCAGGTAAAATATATGGTATAAAACACCTCTTGCCTCTTTTTTTAAGACTATGTAACCAGTTTCTGAGCACAAAAGCACATGTTACACTACTTCCAGGAAACTTCCTTCTCACTGTCTAACTGAGTTTTCACTTTCTTGAGCCATTAGGAATCCTTTAGTTACCGACACGCTTTTCAGCAGTACAGGAAAACATTATTGCAACATTAAGGAACATTACCACCCAAAATACAACCAGTGTGCAGGTCTAATTAGTCAGATCAAGttcttcattttaatttaaaataaaagggcAGTGGTAATGAACTGATATAAAGAATACAGAGTTTTGTACCTCTTGGAGCATGTTTTCTAAGAATGAGTGCAAtagcagcagtgtgcagcagaGTCATGCTCATAGTCAGCTAGAAAACTAAACTTCAGGCTTGCAAAAATTGTGGGGTTTCTGGAATTGTTTCCCAAATCAGGATAGAAAGCCTAAGCCTCAGGCTGTGGCATCCTTGCAATCCTATGATACTTCATTTTGGAAACACCATTTTTCAAAGAGATTTCCAACTATAGCAGAACAGGGGTCCCCAGAACACTAGCAGCTACAGCCTGAAGTATGGAGGATTTTTGTTGATTACATTGCTGCTCATCACTGAATACAAGCTTTGAAGGTGGGAAAGGCCAAGGCCTACTTGTATTTATGTAGTCTTTGACTACACACTTGGCTTTATGACCATAATGCCCTTTTAAGATAGGGGGGGTCGTGCCCAACAGAAATAATTTTCAGATATGTTCTATTACTTGTAAGCAGTGCACATGTGCCAAAACCATTGCAGTTAAACTCAGGCTTCTTCCCACAGTAAATAGAATAtgaaagctttattttttttatcaatatAGCTGGAATATAGCTGGCACAAGTATTTATTTACAATTATTAATGTTAGTTCAAACAAATATAAACAGCTATAAGCCTGTAAAAAATCTCAAGCAGTTTGAATAGTAATTACAAGAACCCAGACAGAACTAATGTAATAGGTCAGTCATGCAGCAAATTTATGCCAAAGCGACAGTAACTCTCTTAAAAGTATATGGAAATTAAATGCAAGATCTGCACATAACAGATCTTTCTGCTGTGGATGTTAGTTGTGATCAAAAATGTGTATCTTCTCTACCATGAAGTGCTTTTTATGCTCTTTCTATCCTGGATCTGTAGTTCTGCAGTGCAGAGTCAGCCATTATGTCATACACTTAACAGCATCTGATTTaattctttaatttttgttttgataTAGCCACACCAACTACTCCTACAGTTCAGAACGTTCTGATTAACCCTTCATTAATTGGATCCAAAAACATTCTTATTACCACAAATATGGTATCATCACAGAACACGTCAAGCGAGTCAAATCCCTTGAAAAGGAAgcatgaagatgatgatgattatgataATTTGTAAAAAGGCACTGACCAGGCCGCCTCCCTTCTCAGGTGCGATTCATATTGAGTCGGATACCAGAGACAAACATTGCCGAAATGTTCTTCAGCAGTTGTACGATAGTATGTAAATGTTTACTGTCCATATGGAATTAGGGGCGAAGAGCTGTAACTGAGGGAGTTGCACTGTGGTATGATTGGTTTTGTATATGTTTTTTTAACCTCTTCTGTGACCCAGAACATCCTCCAGAACTCACTTGTAATGATAGTAACCATTTGTTGTTATTCAGGATTTTTTgaatacttgtttttttttatacaacAGTCTTACAGCTTTGAAAAGTGCTTTCATCTTGGTGGTCCTGTTGCTACAGATGAACCAGAAATTCACAAAGCAGGCAGAAATAAGATAATGATTCCAAATAAGGTGTAGAACCTGACTTCATCGCTTATCTGAAATTTGGCTGTGAAAGTTTTAATCTGAACAAAGAAGAATGACCAGAAGGGGCTAATTTTGAGAAGTGTCAGCAAGATTTTTCTGAACACTTACCACTTTCACAAACAAAGTTTGTGAATAAGCTGCAGACTCCAAACTTGAGATGTTCATAGCATTATCTCTATGCCACTTTAGTCGGGCACTGAGTCTTGTAAACGGTAATGCAGTCAAAAGCTAGATGGCCAGATTTGTATACACAATAAGTACTTTTTTAGAGCACGCTGACAGACTGCAGCGCATAAGTGAGAAATGGGTTCAGACCTGAGTAAGTCTTGGTAGGCCAGGATGTTCAAGAGAAACGTTCTGTTCAAGTATGAAATAATGCAGAATTCTCTGAACTTGAGGAGGAGAGCGCTCTTTTTGTCTAAGTCAGTTCTGGTAGACCAGCCTCACCAGTGAGCTTCAACTGTGAGAAATTCAGTCCGATTGTTAagttttttcaaaattaaaaggcAGCTCTTGGTGCAATTGCTTGTATTGTGCATGAGAACACAAAGTACATCAACTTTTTAGAACCTGTTTAACCCTAATGCATGTTGCCAGACTGGCTTTGCATTCCATTTTGTCGGGTACTCTGTTGCTGACTGGTCAGGCATAGATGCTTCAGAGAGAGGCGCAAAGATCATTCATAACCTTCAGCCTTCCTAATCCTTTAGTCTCTTAATTTTTAACAGGTAGAGTTGAGATGCATGAATTTTGTGTCCCTACTATGATGCAAAAGGAAAATTGGCTATTTATACAGACAAATTCTTGAGCTCTGTAACCTCTCGCACTGGATCTACTTGCAAATCATGTATTGAGAAAAAAGTCATTGCTGCTTTGATCCTGCTTTGTTCTTGCATttgagaggaggagaagggaagcacACGGTCTACCCAGTGTTTCCAAAACTTTTCATACGTGGGGTACACTTTTCTCCCAGGTTAAAATTGGTGGCACACTTAGTGGTCGGTCAGCTGGATCCAGTcaatgggcctgatcctgtatgCAGTGCTGGACCAGCCAGGACACAGTCCTGTAGCATaaggccaaggcagctggggcccagtcctgcccaTTTTTCACAGCACACTGCTGTTGCTTTTGTGGCATACCTTTTGGAAACCACTGACCTACTGTTTCCTGCAAGATAGACATGTTCAGTCTTCTGGTAGGAAGAGTACTATCTAGTGCCTCTAAACAATCCCACTCAGTAGTCTGTTTTTTGGTTGCAAAGGTGGAGTGATGCTGTGTTGCAGCATGTTGCATGCATTTTGTCCTCATTCTCACATTGCGGTGTCTATAGTGCTGCCTTCATCCATTTTCTCATTTGATGTTGTGAATATGGATCCACATATGCACTGGTATTATGCACATGTGTGTTTTGAATCCTTCAGTGCCTTATTGATAAAGGAATATCaatgtgtttgattttttttttggcacgtACATGAGAATCAGGTGGCAGGTAGAGAAAAATAGGAAAGAAGAGAGGTGTGTAGCTTGATTTTTATAAGTTAGTTTGGGAAGAAGGCAGAAAGCACCTCTGTTGTAAAATTAAATCAGTTAcagttttttaaatagaaaatccCTTCATAGATTCACTCCAGCCTAAGTAGTGATCATGGGAAACAGAGATCAAATTTTGCAAGTTTGCTTATCTGGAAAACTCAGGATTATGTAACTCTACTGGTCTTTTCAAAGAACATATGTGCAATTCACCCAGTTGTCTACAGAAGCTGCAACTTCCAGTATGGCAATATCCAGTCAAGACAGGGGACCCAAGAAATAGCAAGTGACAAGGCAAGAATGTGGCTGACTCTGCAACAATTTTGTacttaaccattttttttttttttttttaatttaagcccTTGATTTATAAACTGGAGCTCAGAGCAATATTTTCTACTATTCAGGTTCTAATATTTGTATTTTCAAAACCTGCTGAGTTCATGCAGCAGCCTTATAAAAACCTGATTGTGTTTAATAGTATTTAATTATTAGTAATTATGACTCAGTACAGCAGTGGTAGAAGGTTATTTTCTGCAAGTAGCCTAAATATGTTATCTTGCAAATGTGAATCCAATAAAGTAACTCTATTAAAGAAATTTGTCATATCATAAATTTTGCATTTAGCATTCACCTTTTAGCCTATGGAGTCAGCAAATGCAATGAGTAGGCAGGGGAATAGCCTGGGATTGAGGTTGACATGACAGGGAAAAGAGCTACAAAATAGGCagccaggagaaggttgagacGATCCACCTGCTGTCAATGGCAGGAAATAAATACACAGTGGGATGGAAATAGGGTAGATGGATAAGAAAAAAGCCAGCACCAACATGAATGAAAATGGATGTCACATGTGGGTGTTTGAGGCAGTGACCTGGTGGAAGCTGGGCAAAACCTCCAATATGTATACAGACCAAAGCAAGCTGGGGCAGTAAAATAAAGAAATTGGCATTTCTGGGTGGGAAGCAGAAAAGCAAAGATTAAAGGAATGGTAGACAGCAGATTAGTCCTGCAGATGGCAGAGTACAAGCAGGGTGGGAAAGATAGAAATGAGGACGGAGATGGAGAGACCTTCAGAAgacaggaaagcagcagagtgcAAAGAAATCAAAATGGAGGGCATGGACACCACAGTCCATGTAAGGACTGCTCTGGGGAGGAACAGGAATGCCCTCCAAGGTTTGTGGTGGCAGGTTGCTGAAGTCCTCAACCGTGGTTCTCAACCATGCTAGACTCAAAGCATTCCTCATCAGACTTGAAGCAACACCTGCGCACCAGAACgaacaccaaaaatctatcaaagacaagaatacccaactacctgtgggggcatacttctcacaagacaattgCTCCCTctcatctctcagttctaatcctcgaAGGGAACTTACAAAGcacttttcatagatgagcctatgaacttcacttcataaatctactggataccaaaaatcatggactcaatatagacgttggattgatgacacattacaacctgcctgacgtCTGATTCAcctgacacattacaacctgcctggcctcctgcattctttttttcccccaccttttctcccctccctttgctttTATGtcctttgtcttcctgatttccaactatttcctttttcactgagATCCACTTTTTTACCTGGTATCATTACCACTGTAGTGTTTCCCCCTGATCttcaactatttcctttttcacagacagcctcttttctaccttgtattctatcactgtaatgtcgCTCTTTGGCCTTTTTCTTCCCCTGCTTTttgtctcctcccttccctgctttaccttgtgtctttctaatttctacctatttacattctcactgacatcctgccacacttctaCCGTCTCtcgttccttggagtctcagaccagcagagactccctaggtgattgtgcctaaaagcttgctaagagctttgttccaactattcagttggtctagtaaaagataccacatttactcaacgAACCTTGCATACtcatgtccttagatcaacacggctacaaccaaaaacccatcaccctggttgagaatcactgctataaCACCTGGTTTCAGATTTGGCTATGAATAGAGAGTGCTATAACATTATGGGAgtcaatattaatattaaatgctGCACAATTACGGGAGCTTATCAATTCCGTGGTGGAAATTGGGGAATAAATGATACCAGTGCTGGTAGGTGTGCAAAATGTTCTGGGAAaggaagggttggggggtggggagaagagagagtgTGCCAGTTGTAGGTGGCCAATTACAACTTAGATTGAGTCCAGCTGTGCCAGGCCAGGGCTTGgaggctgccagctgggcaggctgggcactGTGATATTAGTATTGGGGCacacccactccccccccccccccccccgcccgccccaaCCCCCTGGGCAGGTGCCccaagaaaatttaaaaaaaaaataaaaaatcaaactgcctgtgtgtgcatgacCAGTGCTGCTTCCAGACAAGCCGGCTCAGTGCAGGCACTAGCTGCAGCCAGTTGTACCCACATCTGGGATGCCAAAGGGCTTCATATACTTGCATCAACAAATGTTAAACAGCCCCTGAACTAAGTGACCATGCCCCgggggggggcaaaaaaaaaaagattgcttaGGAACAGGAAAGGGTTATGGGGGGAGACTAGAAGATTTCAACATGcagctgttggggtgggggggggggggaattggtaAGTTGATGGTGCTTAGCCTCCAAGCATTGCCAGTGCTAATCAGGCTTGCAATTCTGTCATTGCtgcctccccccctacccccccgcccccctactCCCCTTAGCCAGGCCCTCCATATCCCCCTGAGTGCTACTGCCATATGGGTAAATgttgctcctccccaccccaaaagattggcaccagcagggagtggggctaagAGCCAGCCCAGCATGGGGACAGTGCCTTTACTAGGgtgacaccccagcagcaggctaAGCAGGCAGGTCAGACCCAGGGAGTGAGCAGGCTGATTAGACAAGGTGGAGCCATGCCCAACTGGACAGGCCAGAGCAGACCAGACCAGCAGAGGcatgttggggttgggggggagaggggaggggaggtgggggttgcacctccagagctgggagcctggtgaGAGCAGCCCTGAACTATGTTGGTGCTCGGGGCTGGATCGCTGGCTGTGGTGGGTGCAGTACGTTTGGCCGGCTCAGGTAGCACATCAGACTGTACCTCCAAGTAGATGTCCAGGCTTCGTTTCCAGCTCCAGTGCAGTTAGCATGCCCCGTGGGCTGAGGCCTGGCCTGCTTGCTGAGCTAGTGACGTAATCCTTAACTgagatgccactgctgctggggaaagCCTTGCTACAGTGCCACTCATGAGGTTAAGGCTCCCAGTAGCTTCCACCTGCCAGGGAAGCACTgagccatggtgatcctgcatCTCCCCTTGCGCAAGCTCCACCACAGCACAGCTCCAACTTGCCCCGCAGGCCTgtgtggctctgctccctgccccagcttgaTTCCTGTCCCCAGTTCCCACTTTAACCTGGCACCTGGGCCCCAGCCACTCACTGCTAGTTATGCTACTTCTCATAGCCGTCAGCATGTGATACTCAGTTGTGGGCATTTGTAAGACATCTTTGGGTGGGGGATTGAGGGCACCAAACCAGCC encodes the following:
- the TAF9B gene encoding transcription initiation factor TFIID subunit 9B, translating into MEQSKMASPKSAPKDAQVMAQILKDMGIAEYEPRVINQMLEFTYRYVTTILEDAKIYSSHAKKSSVDADDVRLAIQCRTDQSFTSPPPRDFLLDIARQKNQTPLPLIKPYSGPRLPPDRYCLTAPNYRLKSLQKKTSSSAGRITVPRLSVGAVSSRPSTPTLGTPSAQTVSVSTKVGTPVSLAGQRFTVQIPSSQATVKSATPTTPTVQNVLINPSLIGSKNILITTNMVSSQNTSSESNPLKRKHEDDDDYDNL